A portion of the Sphingorhabdus pulchriflava genome contains these proteins:
- a CDS encoding S24 family peptidase translates to MMVNSDPRAELDRLVQAHGDDYSSLSRLIGRNPAYIQQYIKRGSPKHLPERERNILARYYGVAPQLLGAPEEEGAKRGGLKLVPKLAVGASAGAGALAEGETLAGKVGFDEAWLRKLGVEPANVSLIRVEGDSMQPVLSDGDDIMVDKGAALKPLRDGIHVIRIDGVLMVKRLARAPGGRLSVLSDNPAYPSWPDRDPVEVQVVGRVVWVGRRL, encoded by the coding sequence ATGATGGTAAACAGCGATCCGCGTGCCGAACTTGATCGGCTGGTACAGGCGCATGGTGACGATTATTCGTCGCTGTCGCGCCTCATCGGGCGCAACCCCGCCTATATCCAGCAGTATATCAAGCGCGGCTCACCCAAGCATCTGCCCGAGCGGGAACGCAACATCCTCGCGCGCTATTATGGCGTCGCGCCGCAGCTATTGGGTGCACCGGAAGAGGAAGGTGCGAAGCGCGGGGGATTAAAGCTGGTCCCCAAGCTGGCGGTTGGCGCATCGGCGGGGGCAGGGGCGCTGGCCGAGGGAGAGACGCTCGCGGGAAAGGTCGGCTTTGACGAAGCGTGGCTGCGCAAGCTCGGCGTGGAGCCTGCAAATGTCTCGTTAATACGGGTCGAGGGCGATTCAATGCAGCCGGTGCTGAGTGATGGCGATGACATCATGGTCGATAAAGGCGCGGCGCTTAAGCCGCTGCGCGACGGCATCCACGTTATCCGGATTGACGGCGTGCTGATGGTCAAACGACTGGCGCGGGCCCCGGGCGGGCGGCTGTCGGTGCTGTCGGATAATCCCGCTTATCCATCATGGCCTGATCGTGATCCGGTTGAGGTGCAAGTGGTGGGCCGCGTGGTCTGGGTGGGACGGCGGCTTTGA
- a CDS encoding beta-ketoacyl-ACP synthase III, translating to MSGSALRAVIKGTGSALPQRRVSNAELAAQVDTSDEWITERTGIKFRHIAGPDETTATLGAEAARNALNAAGMTEADIDLIIVATCTPDQTFPAAATKVQHILGHHGGVAFDVAAVCSGFLYGFSVAESMIRAGSAKNALVIGAETMTRLLDWEDRGTCVLFGDGAGAVVLSGEVGERGVLATQLHADGRHNELLYVDGGPSTTGTVGKLRMQGREVFRHAVTNLASVMHEVLEQAELVPADIDWVVPHQANARIIDATVKKLGLPAERVILTVAEHANTSAASVPLALDVAVRDGRINAGDVVVLEAMGGGFTWGASVVRM from the coding sequence ATGAGCGGATCCGCGCTTCGCGCCGTCATCAAAGGGACGGGTTCCGCACTGCCTCAGCGTCGTGTTTCAAATGCCGAGCTCGCCGCACAAGTGGATACTTCGGACGAGTGGATAACCGAGCGCACGGGAATCAAATTTCGCCATATTGCCGGACCCGATGAAACCACGGCCACGCTTGGCGCCGAAGCGGCGCGAAACGCGCTTAATGCGGCGGGGATGACCGAGGCCGATATCGACCTTATCATCGTTGCTACGTGCACCCCTGACCAGACTTTCCCTGCAGCAGCCACCAAGGTGCAGCATATATTGGGTCATCATGGCGGTGTTGCCTTTGATGTAGCGGCGGTGTGTTCGGGCTTTCTCTACGGCTTTTCTGTTGCCGAAAGCATGATCCGCGCAGGCTCTGCCAAAAATGCGCTGGTGATCGGTGCGGAAACCATGACTCGGCTGCTCGATTGGGAAGATCGGGGCACCTGCGTGTTGTTTGGCGACGGGGCAGGCGCTGTCGTTCTTTCGGGTGAAGTGGGCGAGCGCGGGGTTCTCGCCACGCAGCTCCATGCCGACGGACGGCATAATGAATTGCTCTATGTCGATGGCGGGCCGTCAACGACGGGCACCGTCGGCAAATTGCGTATGCAGGGTCGTGAGGTGTTTCGCCATGCCGTGACCAATCTCGCCAGCGTGATGCACGAAGTGCTTGAACAGGCCGAACTGGTGCCTGCTGACATTGACTGGGTGGTGCCGCATCAGGCCAATGCGCGCATCATCGATGCGACCGTAAAAAAGCTTGGCCTGCCGGCCGAACGCGTGATTCTGACCGTGGCTGAACATGCCAATACCTCAGCCGCGTCGGTGCCGCTTGCGCTTGACGTTGCCGTACGCGACGGCCGTATCAACGCTGGCGATGTGGTCGTTTTGGAGGCCATGGGCGGTGGATTTACATGGGGCGCGTCGGTCGTTCGCATGTGA
- a CDS encoding MAPEG family protein, which yields MLALPITLTIAAGAALVNIWLMIRCGQARTKGGVSIGDGGDEFLIRRMRAHANFVESAPFVLVLIAALEATQGSANWLWYVGIIYIFGRLAHGLGMDGGTLGKGRMVGTLITMLTLLGLAGYALWCVYSKLG from the coding sequence ATGCTTGCACTACCTATCACGCTGACAATCGCCGCGGGTGCCGCGCTGGTCAATATCTGGCTGATGATCCGCTGCGGACAGGCGCGCACCAAGGGCGGCGTATCGATCGGCGACGGCGGCGACGAATTCCTGATCCGCCGCATGCGGGCCCACGCCAATTTCGTCGAAAGCGCGCCTTTCGTGCTGGTGTTAATTGCAGCGCTTGAAGCGACGCAGGGCAGCGCCAACTGGCTCTGGTATGTTGGTATCATCTACATCTTCGGCCGCCTCGCGCACGGCCTTGGCATGGACGGTGGGACTCTGGGCAAAGGCCGCATGGTCGGCACGCTTATCACCATGCTGACGTTGCTCGGTCTGGCAGGCTATGCGTTGTGGTGCGTGTATTCGAAGCTGGGGTGA
- a CDS encoding circularly permuted type 2 ATP-grasp protein — protein MEQPKPAFDEMLRPDGGARSAYSDYAAWFEGQQLAALRKKAEEADAVFRRTGITFNVYGANEAEERLIPFDIVPRIVGAKEWSKLSRGIEQRVRAINAFLHDIYHRQEIIRAGRVPEELIAKNSAFLPAMIGFTPPGRVYTHIVGIDLVRTGDDEFYVLEDNARTPSGVSYMLENRETMMNMFPELFSAIRVREVGSYPKNLRRSLEACAPKGCDGRPVVAVLTPGIYNSAYFEHAFLADQMGAELVEGHDLRIVDGRVAMRTTQGYKPIDVLYRRVDDDFLDPMTFRPESQLGVPGIMDLYRAGKITIANAPGTGIADDKAIYSYMPEIVEFYTGEKPLLANVPTWRCAEPDALKYVLANLKELVVKEVHGSGGYGMLVGPAASKAELEAFSKKLKARPGNYIAQPTLALSTVPVLTKAGLAPRHVDLRPFVLVSPNGIEITPGGLTRVALKKGSLVVNSSQGGGTKDSWVLED, from the coding sequence ATGGAGCAGCCCAAACCGGCTTTTGACGAAATGCTGCGCCCCGACGGTGGCGCCCGCAGCGCCTATTCGGATTATGCCGCATGGTTTGAAGGGCAGCAGCTGGCCGCGCTACGCAAGAAAGCCGAAGAGGCCGACGCCGTATTCCGCCGCACCGGCATCACCTTCAACGTCTATGGCGCAAACGAGGCCGAAGAGCGCCTGATCCCCTTTGACATCGTGCCGAGGATTGTCGGCGCAAAGGAATGGAGCAAATTGTCGCGCGGCATCGAACAGCGAGTGCGTGCCATCAATGCCTTCCTCCACGACATCTATCACCGGCAGGAAATCATCCGTGCCGGCCGCGTTCCTGAAGAACTAATCGCAAAAAACAGCGCCTTCCTGCCCGCGATGATCGGCTTCACTCCGCCGGGCCGCGTCTACACCCATATCGTTGGCATCGATCTTGTGCGCACCGGCGATGACGAATTTTACGTGCTGGAGGATAATGCCCGCACGCCGTCGGGTGTGTCCTATATGCTCGAAAATCGCGAAACGATGATGAACATGTTTCCCGAACTGTTCAGCGCGATCCGCGTGCGCGAGGTAGGCAGCTATCCCAAAAACCTACGCCGCTCGCTGGAGGCCTGCGCCCCCAAAGGCTGCGATGGGCGGCCTGTGGTAGCGGTGCTGACGCCGGGGATCTACAACAGCGCTTATTTCGAGCATGCCTTCCTGGCCGACCAGATGGGGGCAGAACTGGTCGAGGGGCATGACCTGAGGATCGTCGACGGCCGCGTCGCCATGCGTACCACGCAGGGCTACAAGCCGATCGACGTCCTCTATCGCCGCGTCGATGATGATTTTCTCGATCCCATGACGTTCCGCCCGGAATCGCAACTGGGCGTGCCCGGCATCATGGACCTCTACCGCGCAGGCAAGATCACGATTGCCAACGCACCAGGCACCGGCATCGCTGACGATAAGGCCATCTACAGCTATATGCCCGAGATTGTCGAATTCTATACCGGCGAAAAGCCGTTGCTCGCCAATGTACCGACCTGGCGCTGTGCGGAACCCGATGCGCTCAAATATGTGCTCGCCAATCTGAAGGAACTGGTGGTCAAGGAAGTCCATGGCTCCGGTGGCTATGGCATGCTTGTGGGGCCAGCGGCGAGCAAGGCGGAGCTGGAAGCCTTCTCCAAAAAGCTGAAGGCACGCCCCGGAAACTATATCGCGCAGCCGACGCTTGCACTGTCGACCGTGCCGGTGCTGACGAAGGCCGGGCTCGCCCCCCGCCATGTCGACCTGCGACCCTTTGTCCTGGTTTCGCCCAATGGAATCGAGATCACCCCCGGTGGACTGACGCGGGTTGCGCTCAAAAAAGGTTCACTCGTCGTCAATTCGAGCCAGGGCGGCGGCACCAAGGACAGCTGGGTGCTGGAGGACTAG
- a CDS encoding TIGR04063 family PEP-CTERM/XrtA system glycosyltransferase, with protein MPRILHVLDHSLPLHSGYTFRTRAILKSQIGAGWEVRGLTGVRQYQHGKLPDGDLEEAEGLQFFRTPQSVSGPSGLREWREILALERRIIEVHREWPFDIVHAHSPALNGLAAARAAAKLGLPFVYEIRAFWEDAAVGNGTGTEGSLKYRLTRALENHVVARADRVAVICEGLRSDLVARGFDAGKIFVSPNGVDMELFGNPPPRDEAFAVELGLTGRDVIGYIGSFYDYEGIDDLIAAMAHLNGAAKDAHLLLVGGGPMEKALRAQAEASPAADRIHFVGRVPHEEVERYYSLVDVLAYPRKRMRLTDLVTPLKPLEAMAQGRLVAASDVGGHRELIEDSVTGALFPADDPIGTARAIDSLFSDKSMWPARKADARAFVEQERNWQKNIMRYDPVYHFLLGRDKQG; from the coding sequence ATGCCTCGCATCCTTCACGTTCTTGACCACAGCCTGCCATTGCACAGCGGCTATACCTTCCGAACACGCGCGATCCTGAAATCGCAGATCGGTGCGGGCTGGGAGGTGCGCGGGCTCACCGGGGTACGCCAATATCAGCATGGCAAGCTGCCCGACGGTGATCTTGAAGAGGCGGAAGGGCTGCAATTTTTTCGCACGCCGCAATCCGTTTCCGGCCCATCTGGATTGCGCGAATGGCGGGAAATCCTGGCGCTGGAGCGGCGCATTATCGAGGTCCATCGTGAATGGCCGTTCGATATCGTCCACGCCCATTCGCCTGCACTCAACGGCCTGGCCGCCGCGCGTGCTGCGGCAAAATTGGGGCTGCCCTTTGTCTATGAAATCCGCGCCTTTTGGGAGGATGCGGCGGTTGGGAATGGCACCGGCACCGAAGGCTCGCTCAAATACCGGCTCACCCGCGCACTCGAAAACCATGTGGTTGCGCGCGCTGACCGGGTGGCCGTTATCTGTGAGGGATTGCGCTCCGATCTGGTTGCGCGGGGTTTCGATGCGGGCAAGATTTTCGTCTCGCCCAACGGTGTCGACATGGAATTATTCGGCAATCCTCCACCGCGCGACGAGGCATTTGCAGTGGAGCTCGGCCTGACGGGCAGGGATGTCATCGGCTATATCGGCAGTTTCTATGACTATGAAGGCATTGACGATCTGATCGCGGCGATGGCGCATCTGAATGGTGCGGCAAAGGACGCCCACCTTTTGCTCGTCGGTGGCGGCCCGATGGAAAAGGCATTGCGCGCGCAGGCAGAAGCTTCACCTGCCGCAGATCGTATCCATTTCGTCGGACGCGTTCCGCATGAAGAGGTCGAGCGTTATTATAGCCTGGTCGATGTCCTCGCTTACCCGCGCAAGCGGATGCGGCTGACGGACCTTGTGACCCCTCTGAAACCTTTGGAGGCGATGGCCCAGGGGCGGCTGGTTGCAGCCTCCGATGTGGGGGGGCACCGCGAACTGATCGAGGATAGCGTTACCGGGGCGTTGTTCCCCGCCGACGATCCAATAGGTACGGCGAGGGCCATCGACTCATTATTTTCGGACAAGTCGATGTGGCCTGCGCGAAAGGCCGATGCGCGCGCTTTTGTCGAGCAAGAACGCAATTGGCAGAAGAACATAATGCGTTACGATCCTGTTTACCATTTCCTGTTAGGCCGTGATAAACAGGGGTAA
- a CDS encoding alpha-E domain-containing protein: MLGRTAGGIFWMFRYLERCENMARLLEAGHRMALTRNTGSDEEWRSVVTTAGLQSGYESRYDDYAAAHVVNYLLRDKANPTSVLAMLETARHNARMTRTALTREVWEATNIFWMRMKEALARPARETDLPGLIAMIRQQSAQVRGALHGSMLRIDVYNFARLGTFLERADNTARILDVKYYVLLPSLSFVGSSLDNVQWETILRSVSAEHAFRWLNAGDTRPVGVAEFLILDERFPRSLAFCYQKLHGNLCYLEKDYGSRMPSHDLADEIHNGLQTRPIEAIFESGLHEFLTDFMTCNAQLAGQIERDYRFYG, translated from the coding sequence ATGCTCGGCAGAACCGCAGGCGGCATATTCTGGATGTTCCGATACCTGGAGCGGTGCGAAAATATGGCGCGCCTGCTCGAGGCCGGACACCGCATGGCGCTGACACGGAATACGGGCTCGGATGAGGAGTGGCGGTCGGTCGTCACCACTGCCGGACTGCAATCGGGCTATGAAAGCCGATATGATGATTATGCGGCAGCGCATGTCGTCAATTATCTATTACGCGACAAAGCTAACCCGACCTCAGTGCTCGCGATGCTCGAAACCGCGCGGCACAATGCACGGATGACGCGCACGGCGCTAACCCGCGAAGTGTGGGAGGCGACCAACATCTTCTGGATGCGGATGAAGGAGGCGTTAGCCCGACCTGCCCGGGAAACAGACCTGCCCGGCCTGATCGCAATGATCCGTCAGCAATCGGCTCAGGTGCGCGGTGCACTGCATGGCTCGATGCTGCGAATCGACGTCTATAATTTCGCGCGCCTCGGTACTTTCCTTGAACGCGCCGACAACACGGCACGCATCCTCGACGTCAAATATTATGTGCTGCTACCCTCGCTCTCCTTTGTCGGCTCCTCGCTCGATAATGTTCAGTGGGAGACGATCCTGCGCTCGGTCTCTGCCGAGCACGCCTTCCGCTGGCTCAATGCCGGGGATACGCGACCCGTCGGCGTGGCGGAGTTCCTGATCCTCGACGAACGTTTCCCGCGCTCGCTCGCCTTCTGTTACCAGAAACTGCACGGCAATCTCTGCTATCTGGAAAAAGATTATGGCAGCCGCATGCCGTCGCACGATCTGGCTGATGAAATCCACAACGGCCTGCAAACACGCCCGATCGAAGCGATATTCGAGAGCGGGCTGCATGAATTCTTGACCGACTTCATGACCTGCAATGCGCAGCTGGCAGGCCAGATCGAGCGCGATTACAGGTTCTATGGATGA
- a CDS encoding integration host factor subunit alpha, with translation MADAGTLTRADIAEAINRHVGLSRADASAMIESILEHVIDALVAGENVKISGFGTFVLRDKAQRIGRNPKTGVEVPITPRRVLTFRASQGLRHKVK, from the coding sequence ATGGCAGATGCTGGTACTTTGACGCGCGCGGATATTGCGGAAGCAATTAATCGCCATGTTGGTCTTTCGCGCGCGGATGCCTCCGCCATGATCGAATCGATCCTGGAACATGTCATCGACGCGCTGGTTGCGGGCGAGAATGTGAAGATTTCCGGCTTTGGCACTTTCGTGCTGCGCGACAAGGCGCAACGCATCGGACGCAATCCGAAAACCGGCGTCGAAGTGCCCATCACGCCGCGCCGCGTGCTGACCTTCCGTGCGAGCCAGGGCCTGCGCCACAAGGTCAAATAA
- a CDS encoding MBL fold metallo-hydrolase, which produces MSNVTSSMNTQPPLKAVIIPVTPLQQNCTLFWCTETNKGALVDPGGDLHKLKDAVAKTGVELEKLLVTHGHLDHCGQTGMLAQELGLKIEGPHEEDRFWIAQLDDDGKRWGMDAKTFEPDRWLQDGDTVTVGNLTLDVIHCPGHTPGHVVFYHGPSRLAIVGDVLFQGSIGRTDFPRGNHQKLIDSITQKLWPLGDDVTFIPGHGPTSQFGHERKVNAYVSDYALS; this is translated from the coding sequence ATGTCGAACGTTACATCTAGCATGAATACGCAGCCGCCCCTAAAAGCGGTCATCATCCCCGTCACCCCGCTGCAGCAGAACTGCACGCTTTTCTGGTGTACCGAAACCAACAAGGGCGCGCTGGTCGATCCGGGCGGCGATCTGCACAAGTTGAAGGATGCGGTGGCGAAGACCGGTGTCGAGCTGGAAAAACTGCTCGTGACCCACGGCCATCTCGACCATTGCGGGCAGACGGGCATGCTGGCGCAGGAACTCGGCCTGAAAATCGAAGGCCCGCATGAGGAGGACCGCTTCTGGATCGCGCAGCTTGACGATGATGGCAAGCGCTGGGGGATGGACGCCAAGACCTTTGAGCCGGATCGCTGGCTGCAGGATGGCGATACCGTGACCGTCGGGAATCTGACGCTCGACGTCATCCACTGCCCGGGGCACACGCCGGGGCATGTCGTGTTCTACCACGGGCCGAGCCGTCTCGCGATTGTCGGCGATGTGCTGTTTCAGGGATCAATCGGCCGCACCGATTTCCCGCGCGGCAATCACCAGAAACTGATCGATTCGATCACCCAGAAACTATGGCCGCTGGGCGATGATGTGACTTTTATTCCGGGACACGGCCCTACCAGCCAGTTCGGCCACGAACGCAAGGTCAACGCTTATGTCTCGGATTATGCTTTGAGTTGA
- a CDS encoding GNAT family N-acetyltransferase, with amino-acid sequence MTPIVWRSAQPGDEESLSLLGQATFLATFAFDHPGPALIRFLKELHSPEFYAAKLADPDVDIIIGETPLGAPVAYAMLCPPEHSDFQRDGDWELKRIYLLGPWQGGGNGAALLQHAIDIAHKRQARRLLLAVYENNDRAIGFYRKHGFAKIGDTIFMVDDVEFSDMLLARDMTM; translated from the coding sequence ATGACGCCGATCGTCTGGCGCAGCGCACAGCCGGGGGATGAGGAGTCGCTGTCGCTGTTGGGACAGGCAACCTTCCTTGCAACCTTTGCTTTCGACCATCCCGGCCCGGCGCTGATCCGCTTCCTCAAGGAATTGCACAGCCCCGAATTCTATGCCGCCAAACTGGCCGATCCCGATGTCGACATCATCATCGGCGAAACCCCATTGGGTGCACCGGTGGCCTATGCCATGCTCTGCCCGCCCGAACATTCCGATTTCCAGCGGGACGGGGATTGGGAACTGAAGCGAATCTATCTTCTCGGGCCGTGGCAAGGTGGCGGAAACGGGGCAGCATTGCTGCAGCACGCCATAGATATCGCGCACAAAAGACAGGCACGCCGGTTGCTGCTCGCCGTATATGAAAATAATGATCGCGCGATCGGCTTCTATCGAAAGCACGGTTTTGCGAAGATTGGCGACACCATTTTCATGGTTGATGATGTCGAATTCAGCGACATGCTGCTTGCCCGTGATATGACCATGTAA
- the rpmF gene encoding 50S ribosomal protein L32, which produces MAVPKRKTSPSKRGMRRSHDSLKVEAFQECSNCGELKRPHHVCNACGHYNGREILAVA; this is translated from the coding sequence ATGGCTGTCCCCAAGAGAAAAACTTCGCCGTCCAAGCGCGGCATGCGTCGTAGCCATGATTCGCTGAAGGTCGAAGCCTTTCAGGAATGCTCGAACTGCGGTGAACTGAAGCGTCCGCACCATGTGTGCAACGCTTGTGGCCATTATAACGGCCGCGAAATCCTCGCTGTCGCCTAA
- a CDS encoding MerR family transcriptional regulator, with translation MDKAPEAFLTIGEMADRLGVKTHILRYWEEQFPMLKPLKRAGGRRLYRPSDVALLDQIQDLLSKQGYTIRGARAYLAKGGSAENVAIAAPSPITAPAPAPVGDLFARPAASTLVPELRAIRDRLAKALAAA, from the coding sequence ATGGACAAGGCACCCGAAGCGTTTCTGACCATTGGTGAAATGGCTGACCGGCTGGGCGTGAAAACGCACATCTTGCGCTATTGGGAAGAACAATTCCCGATGCTCAAGCCGCTGAAACGTGCGGGTGGACGGAGGCTTTACCGGCCTTCGGACGTGGCGCTTCTCGACCAGATACAGGATCTTCTGTCGAAACAGGGATATACGATTCGGGGTGCCCGGGCCTATCTGGCAAAGGGCGGCTCGGCCGAAAACGTCGCCATCGCAGCACCATCGCCCATAACCGCGCCAGCACCGGCTCCTGTGGGGGATCTTTTTGCCAGACCTGCTGCGTCAACATTGGTTCCGGAATTGCGCGCAATCCGAGATCGGTTGGCAAAAGCTTTGGCTGCTGCCTGA
- a CDS encoding transglutaminase family protein — protein MLLKIHHLTHYRFEHPVPYGLQRLRLIPKENAAQKILHWKTEIEGGKVEADYIDYHNNHILLVSINEGAGEIIVRCDGEVETNDTAGIMGRHGGHVPLWYFLRPTPLTEPTREIQALARSAVAEGDDLLATLHALSTKVLAAVRYDIGHTDSATTADAALAAGHGVCQDHAHVFIAAARSLGIPARYISGYLMLSDRVEQEASHAWAEAHVEGLGWVGFDISNGISPDLRYVRVATGADYAEAAPISGISYGGGEQSMVVSLAVEQ, from the coding sequence ATGCTGCTGAAAATCCATCATCTGACCCATTACCGTTTCGAGCACCCAGTACCCTATGGGCTGCAGCGGTTGCGGCTGATCCCCAAGGAAAATGCTGCGCAAAAAATCCTGCATTGGAAAACCGAGATCGAAGGCGGCAAGGTGGAAGCCGACTATATCGACTATCACAATAACCACATTCTGCTTGTGAGTATCAACGAAGGTGCGGGTGAAATCATCGTCCGCTGCGATGGCGAGGTTGAAACCAACGACACGGCCGGGATCATGGGGCGGCATGGCGGACATGTACCGCTCTGGTATTTCCTGCGACCAACCCCGTTGACCGAGCCGACGCGCGAGATACAGGCGCTTGCCCGGTCAGCGGTGGCCGAGGGCGATGACCTTTTGGCGACATTGCATGCGCTTTCGACCAAGGTTCTGGCAGCGGTGCGCTATGATATCGGCCACACCGATTCCGCAACTACAGCAGACGCCGCGCTTGCTGCCGGACATGGCGTCTGCCAGGACCATGCGCATGTCTTTATCGCGGCGGCGCGCAGTCTGGGCATCCCCGCCCGCTATATCAGCGGCTATCTAATGCTATCCGACCGCGTCGAGCAGGAAGCAAGTCATGCTTGGGCGGAAGCCCATGTCGAAGGATTGGGCTGGGTCGGCTTTGATATCTCGAACGGGATTAGCCCCGATTTGCGTTATGTCCGCGTTGCTACCGGTGCCGATTATGCCGAGGCCGCGCCGATTTCGGGCATTTCCTATGGCGGCGGTGAGCAGAGCATGGTTGTCAGCCTCGCCGTTGAACAGTAA
- a CDS encoding proteasome-type protease translates to MKLDSGLVFMSDTRTNSGVDNISTFRKMHSFEKPGERYITIMTAGNLATTQSVISMLAERTKAPEERNPSILAAASMFQVAQIIGDLLRETIRTREQTGLNAETTFNATLIVGGQIKGMEPRLFMIYPEGNFIEASEDTPFFQIGETKYGRPILVRGFQSDMSFESAVKLLMVSFDSTMAANLSVALPLDMLLLPRDRFEPLQKRRIAEDDPYYRSVSDKWSDALRSAFHSLPDYTIE, encoded by the coding sequence ATGAAGCTGGATTCGGGGCTGGTGTTCATGTCGGACACGCGCACCAATTCGGGCGTCGACAATATCTCGACCTTCCGCAAGATGCACAGCTTCGAAAAACCGGGTGAACGCTACATCACGATCATGACCGCTGGCAATCTGGCCACCACGCAGTCAGTTATCAGCATGCTCGCCGAGCGCACCAAGGCCCCCGAGGAGCGTAATCCTTCTATCCTGGCGGCCGCTTCCATGTTTCAGGTCGCGCAGATCATCGGCGATTTGCTGCGTGAAACCATCCGCACCCGCGAACAGACCGGGCTCAATGCCGAAACGACCTTCAATGCCACGCTGATCGTCGGCGGCCAGATCAAGGGCATGGAACCCCGGCTGTTCATGATCTACCCCGAAGGCAATTTCATCGAGGCGTCGGAAGACACCCCCTTTTTCCAGATTGGCGAAACCAAATATGGCCGCCCTATATTGGTGCGCGGTTTCCAGTCGGACATGAGCTTTGAAAGCGCGGTCAAGCTGTTGATGGTGTCGTTCGATTCAACGATGGCAGCGAACCTTTCGGTTGCCCTGCCCCTCGACATGCTGCTGCTGCCGCGCGACCGGTTTGAACCGCTGCAAAAACGCCGTATCGCCGAGGACGACCCCTATTACCGATCGGTGTCGGACAAATGGTCAGATGCGCTGCGCAGCGCTTTCCATTCGCTGCCTGATTATACGATCGAATAG
- the plsX gene encoding phosphate acyltransferase PlsX → MTTSPRIAIDAMGGDEGVRVMVAGAALARHRHESFKFLLVGDEVQIKAALENHPNLRAASEILHTTEVVTGDDKPSQALRKSRGSSMGLAINAVKSGDAAAAVSAGNTGALMAMAKVALRTMPGIDRPALAALLPTLTDTDVVMLDLGANTECDARNLVQFAVMGAAYSRILYNWEKPRVRLLNIGTEEMKGTDSLRFAAQHLRDSPELHMAFQGFIEADKINRGDCDVVVCDGFSGNIALKSIEGAARFVTDLLRRAFTSSIRSKFGFLVSRPATELLKHHLDPNNHNGAVFLGLNGVIVKSHGSASIEGVANAVKVAARLVEDDITKRIAQDLEQISAKEVIEE, encoded by the coding sequence GTGACCACTTCACCGCGTATCGCTATTGACGCGATGGGCGGTGATGAAGGCGTTCGCGTGATGGTCGCGGGCGCCGCATTGGCGCGCCACCGGCATGAAAGCTTCAAATTCCTGCTGGTTGGGGATGAGGTGCAGATCAAGGCTGCGCTCGAAAACCACCCGAATCTGCGGGCCGCTTCCGAAATTCTCCACACTACCGAAGTCGTCACCGGCGATGACAAGCCGAGCCAAGCACTGCGCAAGTCGCGTGGCAGCTCGATGGGGCTGGCGATCAATGCGGTAAAGTCGGGTGATGCTGCCGCTGCAGTCAGTGCGGGCAATACCGGTGCTTTGATGGCGATGGCGAAGGTCGCGCTGCGGACAATGCCGGGGATCGATCGGCCCGCGCTTGCCGCCTTGCTGCCAACGCTTACCGACACCGACGTCGTGATGCTTGATTTGGGCGCCAACACCGAATGCGACGCACGCAACCTCGTGCAGTTCGCGGTGATGGGCGCTGCCTATTCGCGCATCCTCTATAATTGGGAAAAACCGCGCGTCCGCCTGCTCAATATTGGCACCGAAGAAATGAAGGGCACCGATAGTCTGCGCTTCGCCGCCCAGCATCTACGCGACAGCCCCGAACTGCACATGGCGTTTCAGGGCTTTATCGAGGCGGACAAGATCAACCGCGGCGATTGCGATGTGGTCGTCTGCGATGGCTTTTCAGGCAATATCGCGCTGAAATCGATCGAGGGCGCAGCGCGCTTCGTGACCGATCTTTTGCGCCGGGCCTTTACCAGCTCGATCCGTTCGAAATTCGGCTTTCTGGTTTCGCGCCCTGCGACAGAGTTGCTCAAACATCATCTGGATCCGAATAATCACAACGGTGCGGTTTTCCTGGGCCTCAATGGCGTGATCGTCAAAAGCCATGGCAGTGCGAGCATCGAAGGCGTAGCCAACGCTGTGAAGGTTGCAGCCCGGCTGGTCGAGGACGACATCACCAAGCGCATCGCGCAGGATCTGGAACAGATTTCGGCCAAGGAAGTTATTGAGGAATGA